A region of the Verrucomicrobiota bacterium genome:
CTTCCCGGTATCATTCACCATACGAAGTTACTCGGCCCCGACGAAGCCGAAGTTCTCCGTTTCAATGCGCCCTCCACACCAGGCGTTTACCCTTACATCTGCACCTTCCCCGGACATTGGATCATGATGAAGGGGGAGATGATCGTGGAGTAAGCTAAAATATACGAAGTTGAACAGGTACATCCATTGAGTTACAGGAGTGGTTTGGACCCATTCTCGGAAGTGCTCAAAATCCGGTAAATTCATAATGAGGAGACCTACAAGGGTAATATAGTTGGTTACCTGAGCAAGCGGAAAAATGGGAAAATGCTTAGGGATTTAAAGTTGGTATTTAGTGGAGTGCCTTTGAGCTTGAGGAGCATTCGGATTAGGAAGTAAAACCGTTTTCCCATCGACCCAAAGACCTTCAATTAATATGTGCTGTGGGTTATGCGAAATTCCCTTTTCATTCCGG
Encoded here:
- a CDS encoding plastocyanin/azurin family copper-binding protein, which translates into the protein MTLKTQVDMHNLVILEPGLNETIGMAANEMAKDPGGVDKGFIPNLPGIIHHTKLLGPDEAEVLRFNAPSTPGVYPYICTFPGHWIMMKGEMIVE